The Xanthomonas sp. DAR 34887 genome has a segment encoding these proteins:
- the glgB gene encoding 1,4-alpha-glucan branching protein GlgB, translating to MSDAGHAWDEATLRAFANARHGDPFAVLGAHRIGEARVLRSYQPGADAVSAVLDDGREVPLQEGPSPGFFAATLPDDGRYRLRIRWPGGEQETEDAYAFGPQLSDFDLHLIAEGHHLQLADALGANVVEVDGVRGTRFAVWAPNATRVAVIGDFNTWDARRHPMRLRHQAGVWELFVPGVAAGAHYKYALRGPRGEDLPAKADPVARRAELAPGTASIVPDPAPFQWRDDAWMASRARRHSPNAPLSVYEIHAGSWMHGDDGSMLDWDALADRLIPYVADMGFTHIELMPVTEHPFGGSWGYQPLGLFAPTARFGSPEGFARFVDRCHREDIGVIVDWVPAHFPTDAHGLAHFDGTSLYEHADPREGFHRDWNTLIYNHGRREVSGFLIASALEFLQRYHVDGLRVDAVASMLYRDYSRNAGEWVPNIHGGRENYETIAFLRRLNQVVAEHAPGAITIAEESTAWPGVTADLAHGGLGFDYKWNMGWMHDSLHYIELDPIYRRYHHGELTFSMVYAYSERFMLPISHDEVVHGKRSLLGRMPGDDWQRFANLRAYLGYMYTHPGRKLLFMGCEIAQPTEWNHDAALPWHLLDDPRHRGIQRLVRDLNRLYAEHPALHALDDDPDGFAWVIGDDANNSLFAYLRKPKGNDAPLLVVTNLTPLVHHGYRIGVPRGGRWRELLNSDAEIYGGSNTGNGGSVRTENVGAHGHAASLSLTIPPLGVLVLGLED from the coding sequence ATGAGTGATGCCGGCCACGCCTGGGACGAAGCGACACTGCGCGCCTTCGCCAACGCCCGCCATGGCGACCCGTTCGCCGTGCTCGGCGCGCACCGCATCGGCGAGGCGCGCGTATTGCGCAGCTACCAGCCCGGCGCCGACGCGGTGAGCGCGGTGCTCGACGACGGCCGCGAGGTGCCGCTGCAGGAAGGCCCCAGCCCGGGCTTCTTCGCCGCCACGCTGCCCGACGACGGCCGTTACCGCCTGCGCATCCGCTGGCCCGGCGGCGAGCAAGAGACCGAGGACGCCTACGCCTTCGGCCCGCAGCTCAGCGACTTCGACCTGCACCTGATCGCCGAAGGCCACCACCTGCAACTGGCCGACGCGCTGGGCGCCAACGTGGTCGAGGTGGACGGCGTGCGCGGCACCCGCTTCGCCGTGTGGGCGCCCAACGCCACCCGCGTGGCGGTGATCGGCGACTTCAACACCTGGGACGCGCGCCGCCACCCGATGCGCCTGCGCCACCAGGCCGGCGTGTGGGAACTGTTCGTGCCCGGCGTCGCTGCCGGCGCGCACTACAAATACGCCCTGCGCGGCCCGCGCGGCGAAGACCTGCCGGCCAAGGCCGACCCGGTCGCGCGCCGCGCCGAACTGGCGCCCGGCACCGCCTCCATCGTGCCCGATCCCGCCCCGTTCCAATGGCGCGACGACGCCTGGATGGCGTCGCGCGCGCGCCGCCACAGCCCGAACGCGCCGCTGAGCGTGTACGAGATCCACGCCGGCTCGTGGATGCACGGCGACGACGGCAGCATGCTCGACTGGGACGCCCTGGCCGACCGCCTGATTCCCTACGTCGCCGACATGGGCTTCACCCATATCGAACTGATGCCGGTCACCGAACATCCGTTCGGCGGCTCCTGGGGCTACCAGCCGCTGGGCCTGTTCGCGCCCACCGCGCGCTTCGGCAGCCCGGAAGGCTTCGCCCGCTTCGTTGACCGCTGCCACCGCGAGGACATCGGCGTCATCGTCGACTGGGTGCCGGCGCATTTCCCCACCGACGCGCACGGCCTGGCGCATTTCGATGGCACCTCGCTGTACGAACACGCCGACCCGCGCGAAGGCTTCCACCGCGACTGGAACACCCTCATCTACAACCACGGCCGGCGCGAAGTCTCCGGCTTCCTGATCGCCAGCGCCCTGGAATTCCTGCAGCGCTATCACGTCGACGGCTTGCGCGTGGACGCGGTCGCCTCCATGCTTTACCGCGACTACAGCCGCAACGCCGGCGAGTGGGTGCCCAACATCCATGGCGGCCGCGAGAACTACGAAACCATCGCCTTCCTGCGCCGGCTCAACCAGGTCGTGGCCGAACACGCCCCGGGCGCCATCACCATCGCCGAGGAATCCACCGCCTGGCCGGGCGTCACCGCCGACCTGGCGCACGGCGGCCTGGGCTTCGACTACAAGTGGAATATGGGCTGGATGCACGACAGCCTGCACTACATCGAACTGGACCCCATCTACCGCCGCTACCACCACGGCGAACTGACCTTCAGCATGGTCTACGCGTATTCCGAGCGCTTCATGCTGCCCATCTCCCACGACGAAGTGGTGCACGGCAAGCGCTCCCTGCTCGGGCGCATGCCCGGCGACGACTGGCAGCGCTTCGCCAACCTGCGCGCCTACCTCGGCTACATGTACACCCACCCCGGGCGCAAGTTGCTGTTCATGGGCTGCGAAATCGCCCAGCCCACCGAGTGGAACCACGACGCCGCGCTGCCCTGGCACCTGCTCGACGACCCGCGCCACCGCGGCATCCAGCGCCTGGTCCGCGACCTCAACCGCCTGTACGCCGAACACCCCGCGCTGCACGCCCTCGACGACGACCCCGACGGCTTCGCCTGGGTCATCGGCGACGACGCCAACAACAGCCTGTTCGCCTACCTGCGCAAGCCCAAGGGCAACGACGCCCCGCTGCTGGTGGTGACCAACCTCACCCCGCTGGTGCACCACGGCTACCGCATCGGCGTGCCCCGCGGCGGCCGCTGGCGCGAACTGCTGAACTCCGACGCCGAGATCTACGGCGGCAGCAACACCGGCAACGGCGGCAGCGTGCGCACCGAGAACGTCGGCGCGCATGGGCATGCGGCGTCGCTGTCGCTGACCATCCCGCCGCTGGGGGTGCTGGTGTTGGGGTTGGAGGATTGA
- a CDS encoding type II toxin-antitoxin system VapC family toxin: protein MYVLDTNVLSELRKVRLGKADANVAAWAESVDAADLFISAITVMELELGVLSIERKDATQGAMLRSWLEQHVLPEFSGRTLPIDTAVAQRCARLHVPDKRGERDALIAATALVHGMAVVTRNVPDFQPTGVPIVNPWGALP, encoded by the coding sequence ATGTACGTGCTCGACACCAACGTGCTGTCTGAGTTGCGCAAGGTGCGGCTCGGCAAAGCGGATGCGAATGTGGCGGCGTGGGCGGAAAGCGTCGATGCCGCCGATCTCTTCATCTCGGCCATCACCGTCATGGAACTGGAGCTTGGCGTTCTGTCGATCGAACGCAAGGACGCTACCCAGGGCGCCATGCTGCGCTCGTGGCTAGAGCAGCACGTACTGCCCGAGTTCTCCGGGCGCACATTGCCGATCGACACCGCTGTAGCGCAACGCTGCGCCCGGTTGCATGTACCCGACAAGCGTGGCGAGCGCGATGCACTCATCGCGGCGACGGCGCTGGTGCATGGTATGGCGGTGGTTACGCGCAACGTCCCTGATTTCCAGCCCACGGGAGTTCCCATCGTCAATCCATGGGGGGCGTTGCCATGA
- a CDS encoding SDR family oxidoreductase — MKTVLITGCSSGFGLETARYFLARDWQVIATMRTPREDLLPPSERLRVLPLDVTDAQSIRAAVAAAGPIDVLVNNAGFGAPAPFELMDMDTVRALFDTNTFGAMALTQAVLPQMRARGAGVVVNVTSSVTYRPLPLVGVYRAAKAAVNAFTESLASEVEPFGVRVRLVLPGSSGETRFRDTARTGLRGMDDPIYGDFMRQTLARMAESTGPGTRMQDVAEAVWRAATDPSAPMYLPAGADAVQWAAGAAG, encoded by the coding sequence TTGAAGACCGTCCTGATCACCGGCTGCTCCTCCGGCTTCGGCCTGGAAACCGCCCGCTACTTCCTCGCCCGCGACTGGCAGGTAATCGCCACCATGCGCACCCCGCGCGAAGACCTGCTGCCGCCATCCGAGCGCCTGCGCGTGCTGCCGTTGGACGTCACCGACGCGCAGAGCATCCGCGCTGCCGTCGCGGCGGCCGGCCCGATCGACGTGCTGGTCAACAACGCCGGCTTCGGCGCGCCTGCGCCGTTCGAGCTGATGGACATGGACACCGTGCGCGCCCTGTTCGACACCAACACCTTCGGCGCCATGGCGCTCACCCAGGCGGTGTTGCCGCAGATGCGCGCACGCGGTGCCGGCGTCGTGGTGAACGTCACCTCCAGCGTCACCTACAGGCCGCTGCCGCTGGTCGGCGTGTACCGGGCGGCCAAGGCGGCGGTGAATGCCTTCACCGAGTCGCTGGCGAGCGAAGTCGAACCATTCGGCGTGCGCGTGCGCCTCGTGCTGCCGGGGTCCTCCGGCGAGACGCGTTTTCGCGACACCGCCCGTACCGGCCTACGCGGCATGGACGACCCGATCTATGGCGACTTCATGCGCCAGACCCTCGCGCGCATGGCCGAATCCACCGGCCCGGGCACGCGCATGCAGGACGTTGCCGAAGCCGTCTGGCGCGCGGCGACCGATCCGTCGGCGCCGATGTATCTGCCGGCCGGGGCGGATGCGGTGCAGTGGGCGGCGGGGGCGGCGGGCTGA
- a CDS encoding TetR/AcrR family transcriptional regulator has protein sequence MAYPDRNSAPNIRSTAPFAKDNMRADAQKNYQRLLDVAREALADTGADASLRDIARRAEVGLGTLYRHFPTREALLEALLRNDFEALAAKADALRTAKTSDQALLAWLQETIAFTHRQRGVIAPMMSAIEDDSSALHASCVRLRSAGATLLARAQADGKARTDMDGDELFDLIAALAWLREQPSHAKRSERLFELVTGAVLAQPAPPPTKSPARKR, from the coding sequence ATGGCGTATCCTGATCGGAACAGTGCTCCGAATATACGGAGCACTGCTCCATTTGCAAAGGACAACATGCGCGCCGACGCTCAAAAAAACTATCAACGCCTGCTGGACGTGGCCCGCGAGGCGCTGGCCGACACCGGCGCCGACGCCTCGCTGCGCGACATCGCGCGCCGTGCCGAAGTCGGCCTGGGCACCTTGTATCGCCACTTCCCCACCCGCGAAGCGCTGCTCGAGGCGCTGCTGCGCAACGACTTCGAGGCGCTGGCGGCGAAGGCCGATGCCTTGCGCACGGCCAAGACCTCGGACCAGGCGCTGCTGGCCTGGCTGCAGGAGACCATCGCCTTCACCCATCGCCAGCGCGGCGTCATCGCGCCGATGATGTCCGCCATCGAAGACGACTCCTCCGCGCTGCACGCCTCCTGCGTGCGGCTGCGCTCCGCGGGCGCGACCTTGCTGGCGCGTGCGCAGGCGGATGGCAAGGCCCGCACCGACATGGACGGCGACGAGCTGTTCGACCTGATCGCCGCGCTGGCCTGGCTGCGCGAACAGCCGTCGCATGCCAAGCGCTCCGAGCGCCTGTTCGAACTCGTGACCGGCGCGGTCCTCGCGCAGCCCGCACCGCCTCCAACCAAGTCACCGGCCCGGAAGCGGTAG
- a CDS encoding NADP-dependent oxidoreductase produces the protein MSLLTAWQFLIAQGHDVANPLQPMPHKPVPLQGRTVVVNGAAGGVGHFALQLARWQGARVIAVASGKHEAFVRALGAETFLDYTKVAAEDVLRDVDLVVDAVGGPGAGRFLRTLKRGGALFPIFPLGFDGHDAAAALGVTVSTTQVRSSGAQLGELAALLDAGTVRVAIDSTFALSQARQAHERAEQGHIQGKIVMTVE, from the coding sequence ATGTCGTTGCTGACGGCGTGGCAGTTCCTGATCGCGCAGGGCCACGACGTCGCCAATCCATTGCAGCCCATGCCGCATAAGCCGGTGCCGCTGCAGGGCAGGACCGTGGTGGTCAACGGGGCGGCCGGCGGCGTCGGCCATTTCGCGCTGCAGTTGGCCAGGTGGCAGGGCGCGCGCGTGATCGCGGTGGCCTCCGGCAAGCACGAAGCCTTCGTGCGCGCGCTGGGGGCCGAGACGTTCCTCGACTACACCAAGGTGGCGGCGGAGGACGTGTTGCGCGACGTGGATCTGGTCGTGGATGCCGTCGGCGGCCCCGGCGCCGGCAGGTTCCTGCGCACGCTCAAGCGCGGCGGCGCGCTGTTCCCCATCTTCCCGCTCGGCTTCGATGGGCACGACGCAGCGGCGGCACTGGGCGTGACGGTGTCCACCACCCAGGTGCGCTCCAGCGGCGCGCAACTCGGCGAACTCGCGGCACTGCTGGATGCGGGCACCGTGCGCGTGGCCATCGACAGCACCTTCGCGCTGTCGCAGGCGCGGCAGGCGCACGAGCGCGCGGAGCAAGGGCACATCCAGGGCAAGATCGTGATGACGGTCGAATGA
- a CDS encoding type II toxin-antitoxin system Phd/YefM family antitoxin produces MTITTLSSRELNQDVTRAKKATKSGPVFITDRGKPAHVLLSFEDYQRLTRQRRNIADALAMPGVADIEFEPPRVTIGARSADLS; encoded by the coding sequence ATGACCATCACAACCCTATCAAGTCGAGAACTGAATCAGGACGTGACTCGGGCAAAGAAGGCCACCAAGAGCGGCCCGGTGTTCATCACGGACCGCGGCAAGCCTGCGCACGTGCTGTTGAGCTTCGAGGACTACCAACGGCTGACCAGGCAGCGGCGCAACATTGCCGACGCGCTGGCGATGCCGGGCGTTGCAGACATCGAGTTCGAGCCGCCGCGCGTGACGATTGGAGCCCGGTCGGCTGATCTTTCGTGA
- a CDS encoding alcohol dehydrogenase catalytic domain-containing protein, with protein sequence MHSPNDTQHTMKAVRQRAFGGPDVLHYEDAPMPVLRPGEVLIRVSAIGLNPPDLYLREGYSRLPPEWRPPVAFPLILGTDVSGVIAAVAEDVDGLSPGDAVYAMVRFPSGLAGGSQAYAQYIAAPPARWRSSRPGSITCTPRARRCRC encoded by the coding sequence ATGCACAGTCCCAACGACACACAGCACACCATGAAAGCCGTCCGCCAGCGGGCGTTCGGCGGCCCCGACGTGCTCCATTACGAGGACGCGCCCATGCCCGTGCTGCGGCCGGGCGAGGTGCTCATCCGGGTCAGCGCCATCGGGCTGAACCCTCCCGACCTGTACCTGCGTGAGGGCTACAGCCGCCTGCCGCCGGAATGGCGCCCGCCGGTGGCGTTCCCACTGATCCTGGGCACGGACGTTTCGGGGGTGATCGCGGCGGTGGCGGAGGACGTGGACGGGCTGTCGCCAGGCGACGCCGTGTACGCGATGGTGCGCTTTCCGAGCGGCCTGGCCGGCGGCAGCCAGGCGTATGCGCAATACATCGCCGCGCCGCCAGCGAGGTGGCGCTCAAGCCGGCCGGGATCGATCACGTGCACGCCGCGGGCGCGCCGATGTCGTTGCTGA
- a CDS encoding ATP-dependent nuclease, translating to MPITGVKIKGLSCFTDEYCGFDEFKLINVIIGRNNTGKSQLLKVVQSLCSPDRAKSRLPASYQFSGTFDKTTLQGIFSGAQRSSVLGVPHQETNWSFHGERFVDTPVSWIENAHVLVEELAHHARENDARGHVIRHEVNEAVEMELNKAASRLRAPFVDKVFRHILADRDIRNEPAGTKLELRSDGQGATNIIRDHLIRADNIMVTRQIIQADLRGALNHIFGPDGSFSSISVQQHGDGEWEIFLEESSKGLIPLSNSGSGLKTVILVLLSLLVLPTLERKSADEYVFAFEELENNLHPALLRRLLKFIDTFAVANQCPIFLTTHSSAALDQFSRSDHAQFVRVSHDGIAAMTQTISAHFDHSQVVGDLGARASDILQANGIIWVEGPSDAIYVNHWIQLVSEGTLLEGRDYACAFYGGSLLARTTFGDPTGPNPEKLIQLIRLNRNAVLICDSDKSSKGSALKPRVLKAQEEVAKLRDGYMWVTAGKEIETYLPGSVIGSALRLSADPDDPAQFEIFFPSASKSKKGTSYVEAKLNRTNIDKVELALASREHTTTAIMRGRFDWIVRMQELTDTVRKWND from the coding sequence ATGCCCATCACCGGCGTTAAAATAAAAGGTCTAAGCTGCTTCACGGATGAATATTGCGGTTTTGATGAATTCAAGTTGATCAATGTGATTATAGGTCGGAACAATACCGGCAAGTCGCAGCTGTTGAAAGTCGTTCAGAGTCTTTGCTCGCCGGATCGAGCAAAGTCACGCCTTCCTGCTTCGTATCAGTTCAGTGGGACGTTTGATAAGACGACTCTGCAAGGGATCTTTTCCGGCGCACAGCGATCCAGCGTTCTTGGCGTCCCGCACCAGGAGACAAATTGGTCATTCCACGGAGAGCGGTTTGTCGACACTCCGGTGAGCTGGATCGAGAACGCTCACGTGCTTGTCGAAGAGCTCGCGCATCACGCCAGAGAGAATGATGCTCGTGGCCACGTTATTCGCCATGAAGTTAACGAGGCAGTGGAAATGGAGCTAAATAAGGCGGCTAGCCGGCTCAGAGCTCCGTTTGTAGACAAAGTCTTCCGTCACATTCTGGCCGATCGCGACATCAGGAACGAGCCAGCAGGCACAAAGCTTGAGCTTCGATCAGATGGGCAAGGAGCGACCAACATCATCCGCGACCATCTCATCCGAGCCGACAACATAATGGTGACACGTCAGATCATACAAGCTGATTTGCGGGGCGCACTCAACCACATATTTGGCCCCGACGGTTCATTCTCTTCAATCTCGGTGCAGCAGCATGGCGATGGTGAGTGGGAAATATTCTTAGAAGAATCTTCCAAAGGACTTATTCCGCTGAGCAACTCGGGGAGCGGCTTGAAGACTGTCATCCTCGTGCTGCTCAGTCTCTTGGTACTTCCTACGCTTGAGAGGAAAAGCGCAGACGAGTATGTATTTGCTTTCGAAGAATTAGAAAACAACCTCCACCCCGCATTGCTGCGCCGTCTGTTAAAGTTTATCGATACGTTCGCAGTTGCGAATCAATGCCCGATCTTTCTGACAACCCATTCAAGCGCAGCGCTAGACCAGTTCAGTCGCTCGGACCACGCACAGTTTGTTCGGGTATCTCATGATGGAATAGCCGCAATGACACAGACGATCTCGGCACATTTTGATCACTCGCAGGTGGTCGGTGACTTGGGTGCACGCGCGTCGGACATCTTGCAAGCGAACGGTATCATCTGGGTTGAAGGGCCGTCAGATGCCATCTATGTCAACCATTGGATCCAACTGGTCTCCGAAGGCACGCTGCTGGAAGGCCGAGACTATGCTTGTGCCTTCTATGGTGGCTCACTCTTAGCTCGGACAACCTTCGGCGACCCAACAGGACCTAATCCCGAGAAACTCATTCAGCTGATTCGGCTCAATCGTAATGCTGTGTTGATATGTGATAGCGATAAATCATCAAAGGGTAGCGCGCTCAAGCCGCGCGTGCTGAAAGCTCAAGAAGAAGTGGCAAAGCTCCGAGATGGATACATGTGGGTAACGGCTGGCAAAGAGATCGAGACCTACCTTCCTGGCTCAGTCATTGGATCAGCGCTCCGGCTGAGTGCTGATCCTGACGATCCCGCGCAGTTTGAGATCTTTTTCCCCAGCGCATCAAAGTCAAAAAAGGGCACTTCCTACGTAGAAGCCAAGCTCAATCGAACCAACATCGATAAGGTTGAGCTTGCCCTCGCCTCTCGCGAGCACACCACGACAGCCATCATGCGTGGGCGCTTTGATTGGATCGTACGCATGCAAGAGCTCACCGACACCGTTCGAAAATGGAACGACTAG
- a CDS encoding SymE family type I addiction module toxin: MSGSASARSKTKSPRRAAKVPPCWLKLESPDPLDAIAAEPLPGATSALPVCPEADEVAAPRRSVPRRPTQCTIGYRYYDVDRNGMRVGRQVPSLRLHGLWLEGLGFAVGGKVRITMANGALLITVAPVAPPPATKTRRRFKLAP, from the coding sequence ATGTCCGGTAGCGCTTCCGCTCGTTCAAAGACCAAATCTCCTCGCCGCGCCGCCAAGGTGCCGCCCTGCTGGCTCAAGCTCGAATCGCCCGACCCCTTGGATGCGATTGCCGCCGAACCGCTGCCCGGTGCAACGTCGGCACTGCCGGTGTGCCCCGAGGCCGACGAGGTCGCCGCGCCCAGGCGCTCGGTCCCGCGCCGACCCACACAATGCACCATCGGCTATCGCTACTACGATGTGGACCGCAATGGCATGCGGGTCGGGCGGCAGGTGCCCAGTCTGCGCTTGCATGGCCTGTGGCTGGAAGGCCTCGGCTTCGCGGTGGGCGGCAAGGTGCGCATCACGATGGCCAATGGCGCCCTGCTGATCACGGTCGCGCCGGTGGCGCCGCCGCCGGCGACGAAGACGCGACGCAGGTTCAAGTTGGCGCCTTAG
- a CDS encoding AraC family transcriptional regulator: MVDPLAEVVTLLQPTARFSKHVVGAGAWRIRRSDAGQPFYCAVLEGGCYMALDGGAPILLQVGDFVLVPAAYRITMSSLAPHADVAETMPTALGSGEFRIGTQEGPTDLRILAGHCSFGSPDAALLVSLLPQMVYVHGEQRLATLVQLVSEESREARPAREVVLSRLLEVLLIEALRSAAGTAASPGLARGLADARLAAAIRAMHAQPTRAWTVAALAKEAALSRSAFFERFGRTVGMAPMEYLLAWRMALAKDLLRRDEFGIAEIAERVGYSSASTFSVAFARHVGQPPTQYARASGRDAARGEPLVSEEVEGVE; the protein is encoded by the coding sequence ATGGTGGATCCCCTTGCCGAGGTGGTGACGCTGCTGCAGCCGACCGCCCGGTTCTCCAAGCACGTGGTCGGTGCCGGTGCCTGGCGCATCCGGCGTTCCGACGCCGGGCAGCCCTTCTACTGCGCGGTGCTGGAAGGCGGTTGCTACATGGCGCTCGATGGCGGCGCGCCGATCCTGCTGCAGGTCGGCGATTTCGTGCTCGTGCCCGCGGCTTACCGCATCACGATGTCCAGCCTTGCGCCGCACGCGGACGTGGCCGAGACCATGCCGACCGCGCTGGGCAGCGGCGAGTTCCGGATCGGCACGCAGGAGGGCCCGACCGACTTGCGCATCCTGGCCGGCCACTGCAGCTTCGGCTCGCCGGATGCGGCGCTGCTGGTCTCGCTGCTGCCGCAGATGGTCTATGTGCACGGCGAGCAACGGCTCGCCACGTTGGTGCAGTTGGTGAGCGAAGAGTCGCGCGAGGCGCGGCCCGCACGCGAGGTCGTGCTTTCGCGTTTGCTGGAAGTGCTGCTCATCGAAGCGCTGCGTTCGGCCGCCGGCACGGCGGCGTCGCCGGGCCTGGCGCGCGGGCTGGCCGATGCGCGCCTGGCCGCGGCGATCCGCGCGATGCACGCGCAGCCCACGCGCGCATGGACGGTGGCGGCGTTGGCGAAGGAAGCCGCGTTGTCGCGCTCGGCGTTCTTCGAGCGCTTCGGCCGCACGGTGGGCATGGCGCCGATGGAATATCTGCTGGCCTGGCGCATGGCCTTGGCCAAGGACCTGCTGCGCCGCGATGAGTTCGGCATCGCCGAGATCGCCGAGCGCGTCGGCTACAGCTCCGCAAGTACCTTCAGCGTCGCGTTCGCCCGCCACGTCGGACAGCCGCCGACGCAGTACGCGCGCGCGAGCGGCCGCGACGCTGCGCGCGGCGAGCCGTTGGTTTCCGAAGAAGTCGAGGGCGTGGAGTAG
- a CDS encoding DUF3883 domain-containing protein — MARGTDWSHEEVEACVADYLHMLTLELNGQRYSKTVHARALAERLDGRNRAAIEFKHCNISTVLLALGYPYIDGYKPRGNYQTLLVDVVGGQAQSNDALHAAAQSAVLRPAVMIAPEDTDAVWVPAPTAARVRETPPIYLHRFSPVQRDYLAQEARNQSLGRAGELFVIELETRRLHAAGQKRLANRVEHIAASQGDGLGYDVLSYEIDGRERLIEVKTTAFGILTPFHVSRNELARSEADADKYRLYRLFDFRAKPRLFDLPGAIASHCHLEATMYMARL, encoded by the coding sequence ATGGCACGAGGCACAGATTGGTCGCATGAAGAAGTGGAGGCCTGCGTCGCCGACTACTTGCACATGCTCACGCTCGAACTGAACGGCCAGCGGTATAGCAAGACCGTCCATGCACGTGCGCTGGCCGAGCGGCTTGACGGGCGAAACCGGGCCGCCATCGAGTTCAAGCACTGCAACATCAGCACAGTCCTTCTCGCACTCGGCTACCCCTACATTGATGGCTACAAGCCGCGTGGCAACTATCAGACGCTGTTGGTCGACGTGGTGGGAGGGCAGGCGCAGTCGAACGATGCACTACACGCCGCCGCTCAATCCGCGGTGCTACGGCCTGCCGTCATGATCGCCCCAGAGGATACGGATGCCGTATGGGTTCCAGCACCGACAGCGGCACGGGTAAGAGAGACACCACCTATCTACCTGCACCGATTCTCGCCTGTCCAACGCGACTACCTGGCACAAGAAGCGCGGAATCAATCGTTGGGCCGGGCCGGCGAGTTGTTCGTAATAGAGCTGGAAACCCGCCGCCTTCATGCAGCCGGCCAAAAACGCCTGGCCAATCGCGTCGAACACATAGCCGCTTCTCAAGGCGACGGCCTAGGCTACGACGTACTCTCCTACGAGATCGATGGCCGAGAACGACTCATCGAGGTAAAGACCACCGCGTTCGGCATCCTGACTCCATTCCATGTCAGCCGCAACGAACTGGCGCGCTCGGAAGCCGATGCTGACAAATACCGCCTCTATCGTCTCTTCGACTTCCGCGCAAAACCACGCCTATTCGATCTCCCCGGCGCCATAGCTTCTCATTGCCATCTTGAGGCAACCATGTACATGGCGCGCCTCTAA
- a CDS encoding nuclear transport factor 2 family protein yields the protein MVATRPVQAAVEDLLNNRELSVAEAMDRHFSVAFRQCTDGKWEDRAAVIQRIAQLRDTLEHATFTVHEELSCGTRYAERHTIGLALCDGSAIAFEVHVFAERDRAGRFLRIEEATRRIPDDVRG from the coding sequence ATGGTCGCCACGCGTCCCGTCCAGGCCGCGGTCGAGGATCTCCTCAACAACCGCGAACTCAGTGTTGCGGAGGCCATGGACCGCCATTTCAGCGTGGCGTTTCGTCAATGCACCGATGGGAAATGGGAAGATCGGGCGGCGGTGATTCAGCGTATCGCGCAGCTGCGCGATACGCTGGAGCATGCGACGTTCACCGTTCACGAGGAGCTGTCGTGCGGGACGCGCTACGCGGAACGGCACACCATCGGCCTGGCGTTGTGCGACGGAAGCGCTATCGCATTCGAGGTCCATGTCTTCGCAGAACGCGATCGTGCGGGGCGCTTCCTGCGGATTGAAGAAGCCACGCGGCGGATCCCGGATGACGTCAGGGGATAG